In Pedobacter sp. W3I1, one DNA window encodes the following:
- a CDS encoding LytTR family DNA-binding domain-containing protein, which produces MIKCLAIDDEPLALQLLADNISRIPFLELVASCDDAFVANKIMQEQAIDLIFIDIQMPGITGLQFIQSLVKKPMVIIVTAYKQYALDGFALDVVDYLMKPVSLDRFMKACNKAKDLYELKQSAKQFNLPKQDYMFVNVGYSLMKINFNEILYVEGLKDYIQIHTATSPKAAVVRSSMKNIEEELPEHFERIHKSFIVNINKITAIRKNSLFVEDKELPVSDSYKQVIEKLIK; this is translated from the coding sequence ATGATAAAATGTTTAGCCATTGATGATGAGCCTTTAGCCTTGCAATTACTGGCTGATAACATTAGCCGGATCCCGTTTTTGGAGTTGGTAGCCAGTTGCGACGATGCTTTTGTTGCTAATAAAATCATGCAGGAACAAGCTATAGATCTGATTTTTATTGATATCCAGATGCCTGGAATTACCGGACTGCAATTTATTCAGAGCCTGGTTAAAAAACCAATGGTGATTATCGTCACAGCCTATAAACAGTATGCTTTAGATGGTTTTGCGCTTGATGTGGTCGATTATTTAATGAAACCGGTATCGCTAGATCGCTTCATGAAAGCCTGCAACAAAGCCAAAGATCTGTACGAACTTAAACAGTCTGCTAAGCAATTCAACCTGCCCAAACAGGATTATATGTTTGTAAATGTGGGCTACAGTTTAATGAAGATTAACTTTAACGAAATTCTTTATGTGGAGGGTTTGAAAGATTATATTCAGATCCATACCGCAACCAGTCCGAAAGCGGCCGTAGTGCGCTCGAGCATGAAAAACATTGAAGAAGAACTGCCAGAGCATTTCGAAAGGATTCATAAATCATTTATTGTAAACATAAATAAGATAACAGCAATAAGAAAGAATTCATTATTTGTTGAGGACAAAGAGCTCCCGGTAAGCGACAGTTACAAACAGGTAATTGAAAAGTTGATCAAATAA
- a CDS encoding ABC transporter permease, which translates to MSIINLLKIAFRALKRNKLRAFLTMLGIIIGVAAVIAMMAIGEGSKQSIRSSLSGMGSNMITIMPQSNEPGGVRLQGSSIQTLKLEDIIAIQKLQSKNINGLSPVVSTSGQAIKGGYNWPTTITGVSPDYLNIRQLKLQDGILFSENDVKSFAKVCLLGKTVIDNLFPDGSNPIGQIIRFKNIPFQVIGILEPKGQSNFGQDQDDIILAPYTTVQKRITATNYLQSIYASATTEASSAAATTEISDAVRESHRLTPAESDDFQVRTQAELISTISSTSSMLTVLLTAIAGISLFIGGIGIMNIMYVSVTERTREIGLRMSIGARGQDVLMQFLIEAILISITGGIIGVVLGVSSAYLISYFLNWPILIAESSIIISFIVCAVTGVFFGYYPAKKASNLDPIDALRYE; encoded by the coding sequence ATGAGCATTATAAATTTATTAAAGATTGCCTTCAGAGCATTAAAAAGAAATAAGCTGCGTGCTTTTCTAACCATGCTTGGCATCATTATCGGTGTGGCAGCTGTAATTGCCATGATGGCCATTGGTGAAGGTTCGAAACAAAGTATCAGGTCCTCGCTATCAGGTATGGGTTCGAACATGATTACCATTATGCCTCAAAGTAACGAGCCTGGTGGTGTGCGTTTACAAGGAAGCAGTATTCAAACCTTAAAACTGGAAGATATTATTGCGATTCAAAAGCTGCAGTCTAAAAATATAAATGGTTTATCGCCGGTAGTTTCTACCAGTGGCCAAGCCATAAAAGGTGGCTACAACTGGCCAACTACCATTACAGGTGTAAGTCCGGATTATTTGAATATCCGCCAGTTGAAACTTCAGGATGGTATCTTATTTTCTGAGAATGATGTAAAAAGTTTTGCTAAAGTTTGTCTTTTAGGGAAAACCGTTATTGATAATCTATTTCCTGATGGAAGCAATCCGATCGGACAGATTATACGATTTAAAAATATTCCTTTCCAGGTGATCGGTATTTTGGAACCAAAAGGGCAAAGTAATTTCGGACAGGATCAGGACGATATTATCCTTGCCCCTTACACTACGGTGCAAAAAAGGATTACCGCAACCAATTACCTGCAAAGCATTTATGCATCTGCGACCACAGAAGCTTCGAGTGCGGCGGCAACAACCGAAATTTCGGATGCAGTGAGAGAAAGTCACAGGCTAACACCTGCAGAAAGCGATGATTTCCAAGTGCGTACACAAGCCGAATTAATTAGTACTATTAGCTCGACAAGCAGCATGTTAACCGTTCTTTTAACAGCAATAGCAGGTATTTCGCTGTTTATTGGTGGAATTGGCATCATGAATATTATGTACGTTTCGGTTACCGAACGTACCCGGGAAATTGGTCTGCGAATGTCTATTGGCGCACGTGGACAAGATGTTTTGATGCAGTTTTTAATAGAGGCAATTTTAATCAGTATCACGGGCGGTATTATCGGGGTGGTTCTAGGTGTAAGTTCAGCTTACCTGATCTCCTATTTCTTAAACTGGCCAATTTTAATTGCAGAGTCCTCAATCATTATTTCCTTTATTGTATGTGCCGTAACAGGTGTTTTCTTCGGATATTACCCGGCGAAAAAAGCATCAAATTTAGATCCGATCGATGCATTAAGATACGAGTAG
- a CDS encoding DUF2683 family protein, which yields MIIKIIVMTIIAHPKNKKQEAAIEAVLKALNVSFQKEEESPYNPEFVAKIKARAVSAERGNVTRIKDPKNIWESIL from the coding sequence TTGATTATAAAAATAATTGTTATGACTATAATCGCACATCCTAAAAATAAAAAGCAAGAGGCTGCAATTGAAGCTGTTCTGAAAGCCTTAAATGTTTCTTTTCAAAAGGAAGAGGAAAGCCCTTATAATCCCGAATTTGTAGCAAAAATAAAAGCAAGAGCTGTTAGTGCCGAAAGAGGCAATGTAACAAGAATTAAAGACCCTAAAAATATATGGGAAAGTATTTTATAG
- a CDS encoding sensor histidine kinase — protein sequence MTINFSKKWIKVTLHILVWVVLITLPYIININRSRPPHPISSYDENQFLRLNFISYFYWIAIFYLNNKVLIPSFFYKKKYLWYGVSFFACLLLAITIHSILFRILLPNFDFNLGRTLWFNTPTFLLTIAASTAFTMISDRISEEKRSLQRQQENMKTELSFLRSQISPHFIFNVLNNIVALVRLKSNELEPTVMKLSGLMQYMLYETDEEKVSIKTETEYLRAYIDLQKQRFGKKIAIETNIDIESEFDEIEPMLLIPFIENAFKHGVGMIEGPKILVDLKTVDGLLTFIVRNKFNPDENEVKDAASGIGLTNVSRRLNLLYGKNHQLEIDKKDGWFNVNLTIILTV from the coding sequence ATGACGATTAATTTCTCTAAAAAGTGGATAAAAGTAACCCTGCATATTCTGGTTTGGGTTGTTTTAATCACTTTGCCTTACATCATTAATATAAACAGAAGCCGCCCTCCTCACCCAATAAGCAGTTACGACGAAAACCAGTTCCTGCGATTAAATTTCATCAGTTACTTTTACTGGATTGCCATATTTTATTTAAATAATAAGGTTTTAATTCCATCATTTTTCTATAAAAAGAAATATTTGTGGTACGGCGTATCATTCTTTGCCTGTTTACTTTTAGCCATTACCATTCACTCCATACTATTCAGAATTTTACTGCCCAATTTTGATTTCAACCTCGGCAGAACGCTTTGGTTTAACACACCTACTTTTTTATTAACCATTGCCGCCAGTACCGCCTTTACTATGATCTCGGACCGGATCAGTGAAGAAAAAAGATCTTTGCAGCGCCAACAGGAGAACATGAAAACCGAACTTTCATTCCTGCGCTCGCAAATTAGCCCACACTTTATTTTTAATGTGTTAAATAACATTGTGGCACTGGTAAGACTGAAAAGCAATGAATTGGAGCCAACAGTAATGAAATTATCAGGACTGATGCAATACATGCTGTACGAAACAGATGAAGAAAAAGTATCCATTAAAACTGAAACAGAATACTTAAGGGCTTATATCGATTTGCAAAAACAACGTTTCGGCAAAAAAATAGCTATAGAAACAAACATTGATATTGAAAGTGAGTTTGATGAAATAGAACCCATGTTATTGATTCCATTTATCGAAAATGCTTTTAAACATGGTGTTGGGATGATCGAAGGTCCTAAAATACTTGTTGATTTAAAGACAGTAGATGGGCTTTTAACCTTTATTGTTAGAAACAAGTTTAATCCAGATGAAAACGAGGTAAAAGATGCTGCTTCGGGCATAGGTTTAACCAATGTGAGTAGGAGATTAAACTTACTTTATGGCAAAAACCATCAATTGGAAATAGATAAAAAAGATGGCTGGTTCAATGTAAACCTCACTATAATATTAACGGTATGA